From the Chitinolyticbacter meiyuanensis genome, one window contains:
- the ahcY gene encoding adenosylhomocysteinase: MAEFTDYHVADISLAAWGRKELNIAETEMPGLMAVREQYGAQQPLKGARIAGSLHMTIQTGVLIEALQALGADVRWVSCNIFSTQDHAAAAIAAAGTPVFAYKGESLEEYWDFTHRIFDFGNGQYANMILDDGGDATLLLHLGARAESDLSLVANPTNEEETVLYAAIKAQIAKDSKWYSTRLAAIKGVTEETTTGVHRLYQMHEQGKLAFPAINVNDSVTKSKFDNLYGCRESLVDGIKRATDVMIAGKVAVVLGYGDVGKGCAQSLRGLGATVWVTEIDPICALQAAMEGYRVVLMDEIAGEADIFVTTTGNVGVITHDHMKRMRHNAIVCNIGHFDSEIEVASLRQYDWDNIKPQVDHIVFPDGKRIILLAEGRLVNLGCATGHPSFVMSNSFANQVLAQIELFTKLDQYPVGVYVLPKHLDEMVARLHLKKIGAKLTTLSDEQAAYIGVPKEGPFKPAHYRY, translated from the coding sequence GTGGCCGAATTCACCGATTACCACGTTGCCGACATCAGCCTTGCCGCCTGGGGCCGCAAGGAACTGAACATTGCCGAAACCGAAATGCCGGGCCTGATGGCCGTGCGCGAACAGTACGGCGCCCAGCAGCCGCTGAAGGGTGCGCGCATCGCAGGCAGCCTGCACATGACCATCCAGACCGGCGTGCTGATCGAGGCACTGCAGGCACTGGGCGCCGACGTGCGCTGGGTATCGTGCAACATCTTTTCGACACAGGACCACGCCGCCGCTGCCATCGCCGCCGCCGGCACGCCGGTGTTCGCCTACAAGGGCGAATCGCTCGAAGAGTACTGGGATTTCACCCACCGCATCTTCGATTTCGGCAACGGCCAGTACGCCAACATGATCCTCGATGACGGCGGCGATGCCACGCTGCTGCTGCATCTGGGCGCGCGCGCGGAATCGGATCTGTCACTGGTCGCCAACCCGACCAACGAAGAAGAAACCGTGCTCTACGCCGCGATCAAAGCGCAGATCGCCAAGGACTCGAAGTGGTATTCCACCCGCTTGGCCGCCATCAAGGGTGTAACCGAGGAAACCACCACCGGCGTGCACCGCCTCTATCAAATGCACGAGCAAGGCAAGCTCGCGTTCCCGGCGATCAACGTCAACGATTCGGTCACCAAGTCCAAGTTCGACAACCTGTACGGCTGCCGCGAATCGCTGGTCGACGGCATCAAACGCGCCACCGATGTGATGATCGCCGGCAAGGTCGCCGTGGTGCTGGGCTACGGTGACGTAGGCAAGGGCTGCGCCCAATCGCTGCGCGGCCTCGGCGCCACCGTGTGGGTCACCGAGATCGACCCGATCTGCGCCCTGCAGGCCGCCATGGAAGGCTATCGCGTGGTGCTGATGGATGAGATCGCCGGCGAAGCCGACATCTTCGTTACCACCACCGGCAACGTCGGCGTGATCACGCACGATCACATGAAGCGCATGCGCCACAACGCCATCGTCTGCAACATCGGCCACTTCGACAGCGAAATCGAGGTTGCCAGTCTGCGCCAGTACGACTGGGACAACATCAAGCCGCAGGTCGACCACATCGTCTTCCCGGACGGAAAACGCATCATCCTGTTGGCCGAAGGTCGCTTGGTGAACCTGGGCTGCGCCACCGGCCACCCCAGCTTCGTGATGTCCAACTCGTTTGCCAACCAAGTGCTGGCGCAAATCGAGCTCTTTACCAAGCTCGATCAGTACCCGGTCGGCGTGTACGTGCTGCCCAAGCATCTGGACGAGATGGTCGCCCGCCTGCACCTGAAGAAGATCGGCGCCAAGCTCACCACGCTGTCGGATGAGCAGGCCGCCTACATCGGCGTGCCCAAGGAAGGCCCGTTCAAGCCGGCCCACTACCGCTATTGA
- the metF gene encoding methylenetetrahydrofolate reductase [NAD(P)H]: MTTSKSHISFEFFPPKTQEGVEKLRATRQALAQFKPEFFSVTFGAGGTTQEGTRNAVLEIQREGFSAAPHLSCIGSTREAIAALLADYREHGIRRIVALRGDIPSGMVDVGEFRYANELVAFIREQHGDWFRIEVAAYPEYHPQSANAEADIRNFVAKVNAGADAAITQYFFNADAYFRFVDEVRARGVNVPIYPGIMPIQNFSQLSRFSDMCGAEIPRWLRLRLASFGDDSAAIRAYGLDVVTELCDKLVAGGAPGLHFYTLNASGAVSTVCQRLGL, from the coding sequence ATGACTACAAGCAAATCCCACATCAGCTTCGAATTCTTCCCGCCCAAGACCCAGGAAGGCGTGGAAAAACTGCGCGCCACCCGTCAGGCACTGGCACAGTTCAAACCCGAGTTCTTCTCGGTGACCTTCGGTGCCGGCGGCACCACGCAGGAAGGCACGCGCAATGCCGTGCTGGAAATCCAGCGCGAAGGCTTCAGCGCCGCGCCACACCTGTCGTGCATCGGCTCCACCCGCGAGGCCATCGCGGCCTTGCTCGCCGACTACCGCGAACACGGCATCCGCCGCATCGTCGCGCTACGCGGCGACATTCCGTCCGGCATGGTCGACGTCGGTGAATTCCGCTACGCCAACGAACTGGTCGCCTTCATCCGCGAGCAGCATGGCGACTGGTTCCGCATCGAAGTCGCGGCCTACCCGGAATACCATCCGCAATCGGCCAACGCCGAGGCCGACATCCGCAATTTCGTCGCCAAGGTCAACGCCGGCGCCGATGCCGCGATCACACAGTACTTCTTCAACGCCGATGCTTACTTCCGCTTCGTCGACGAAGTACGCGCCCGCGGCGTGAACGTGCCGATTTACCCCGGCATCATGCCGATCCAGAACTTCAGCCAACTCTCGCGCTTCTCCGACATGTGCGGCGCCGAGATCCCGCGCTGGCTGCGTTTGCGGCTGGCCTCGTTCGGCGATGACTCGGCGGCCATCCGCGCCTACGGGCTCGACGTGGTCACCGAGCTGTGCGACAAGCTGGTGGCGGGCGGTGCGCCCGGCCTGCATTTCTACACGCTCAATGCCTCGGGCGCGGTCAGTACTGTCTGCCAGCGGCTTGGCTTGTAA
- the yihA gene encoding ribosome biogenesis GTP-binding protein YihA/YsxC, whose amino-acid sequence MSLFRGLQFLTTVNDLRTLPQEGVEVAFAGRSNAGKSSAINTLANHTRLAFVSKTPGRTQHINYFDFGAERRLVDLPGYGYAEVPAAVRAHWEKLLGQYLVGRSNLIGLVLIMDARRPLTELDRRMLDWFLPTGKPVHCLLTKADKLSRQEQTKILREVEKEFDGQPQLTVQLFSSLKKQGMEKVEEVVGAWFAAAAGDMTDGA is encoded by the coding sequence ATGTCCCTGTTCCGCGGCCTGCAATTTCTTACCACCGTCAACGACTTGCGTACCTTGCCGCAAGAAGGCGTTGAAGTGGCTTTCGCCGGGCGTTCCAACGCGGGCAAGTCCAGCGCGATCAATACGCTGGCCAATCACACGCGCCTCGCTTTCGTCTCCAAGACGCCGGGACGCACGCAGCATATCAACTACTTCGATTTTGGTGCAGAACGTCGGCTGGTCGATCTGCCAGGCTACGGCTACGCGGAAGTGCCGGCGGCCGTGCGTGCGCATTGGGAAAAGTTGCTCGGGCAGTATCTGGTGGGACGGAGCAACCTGATCGGCCTTGTGCTGATCATGGATGCGCGCCGGCCGCTCACTGAACTTGATCGGCGCATGCTCGACTGGTTCCTGCCCACCGGCAAGCCGGTGCACTGCCTGTTGACCAAGGCGGACAAGCTGTCGCGCCAGGAGCAGACCAAGATCCTGCGGGAAGTGGAAAAGGAATTCGACGGTCAGCCGCAGCTCACGGTGCAGCTGTTTTCCAGCCTGAAGAAGCAGGGCATGGAGAAAGTCGAGGAAGTGGTGGGGGCTTGGTTTGCTGCGGCCGCCGGCGACATGACAGACGGTGCTTAG
- a CDS encoding c-type cytochrome, which translates to MSPSVFAAGKGDPAKGKQIVDTVCAACHGADGNSVAAANPNLAGQHPEYIVKQLTEFKKQVRKNPVMLGMASPLSDADMKNVAAYFAAQQPKAKGASDKALIEAGKKIYRGGIAAKGVPACMACHSPNGAGIPAQFPRVAGQHNSYTEAQLKAFRSGERANNTVMTQVAAKLSDAEIKAVSEYIQALN; encoded by the coding sequence ATGAGCCCTTCCGTATTCGCAGCCGGCAAGGGTGATCCGGCCAAGGGCAAGCAGATCGTCGATACCGTCTGTGCTGCCTGTCATGGCGCCGACGGCAACAGCGTGGCCGCGGCCAACCCCAATCTCGCCGGTCAGCACCCCGAATATATCGTCAAGCAACTGACCGAGTTCAAGAAGCAGGTTCGCAAGAACCCGGTGATGCTCGGCATGGCCAGCCCGCTGTCCGACGCCGATATGAAGAATGTCGCCGCCTACTTCGCCGCTCAGCAACCGAAGGCCAAGGGCGCTTCGGACAAGGCGCTGATCGAAGCCGGCAAGAAAATCTATCGCGGCGGCATCGCAGCCAAGGGCGTACCGGCCTGTATGGCCTGCCACAGCCCGAACGGCGCCGGCATCCCGGCCCAATTCCCGCGCGTGGCCGGTCAGCACAACAGCTATACCGAAGCCCAGCTCAAGGCCTTCCGCTCGGGCGAGCGCGCCAACAACACCGTGATGACCCAGGTCGCCGCCAAGCTGTCGGATGCCGAGATCAAGGCTGTCTCGGAATACATCCAGGCCCTGAACTAA
- a CDS encoding cytochrome c biogenesis protein ResB: MTDKRLKHLSFGRALFDLLSSMRFAIGLLVVLAIAAVIGTVLKQNEPYVNYRIEFGDFWFRFFEPLGLFDVYHASWFLLLLLFLVISISLCIWRHLPGMLRDIKSFRENASHNSLRLMAHHAEADRELDAVQARQYLAAQGFRFREREAEGVRVIAAKKGAGQRLGYFFAHAAIVVICIGGLLDGNLPLKLRELTGSKVAETRDLPQSQVPPQSRLPMDNLAFRGNVTLPEGGTGDVIFLNSGQGYFVQDLPFALRLKRFHVEHYSTGQPKRFASDVDVLDRKSGQVLKSATIEVNKPLVYDGVAIYQASFGDGGSPLTLQLWPLGGKPAPQPLAAQSQSAQALSIDGRSYKLEFGDLRVFNIENLGRTQKETSTVAVSRFEQALTEAQSVKGEHNLRNLGPSIQFKLRDDAGQAVEYLNYLAPFAENDALYQLTGLRREVAEQFAFVRIPLDAEASPATFLRLRAALLDPTQFPEIARRTAEKAFQGGGFSATNREQFEQVTQNVLAQFGRGGFPSLDAFLKAKVPAAQRDTVAQTYLKILQGAAIDAMDLAQQQAGLAPIAVDTKQYRFLMDSLVAASGMFEYGGPVYLQFTGFEQVQASGFQLARAPGQAIVYLGCLLLVIGIYCMFYLREERLWLRASNGRTLVAMTANRHDGELDRSFARHVAALLPEDKESP; the protein is encoded by the coding sequence ATGACCGATAAACGCCTCAAACATCTCTCTTTTGGCCGCGCCTTGTTCGACCTGCTGTCGTCGATGCGCTTCGCCATCGGCCTACTCGTGGTGCTGGCCATCGCCGCCGTCATCGGCACGGTGCTCAAGCAGAACGAACCGTATGTGAACTACCGCATCGAGTTCGGTGATTTCTGGTTCCGCTTCTTCGAGCCGCTCGGCCTGTTCGATGTCTACCACGCCAGCTGGTTCCTGCTGCTGCTGCTGTTCCTGGTCATCTCGATCTCGCTGTGCATCTGGCGCCACCTGCCCGGCATGCTGCGCGATATCAAGAGCTTCCGGGAGAACGCCAGCCACAATTCGCTGCGATTGATGGCCCATCATGCCGAAGCCGATCGCGAACTCGATGCGGTGCAGGCCCGGCAGTATCTCGCCGCACAGGGTTTCCGCTTTCGCGAGCGTGAGGCCGAGGGCGTACGCGTCATCGCCGCCAAGAAGGGCGCCGGCCAGCGCCTTGGCTATTTCTTCGCCCATGCCGCCATCGTGGTGATCTGCATCGGCGGCCTGCTTGATGGCAACCTGCCGCTCAAGCTGCGCGAGCTCACCGGCAGCAAGGTGGCGGAAACCCGCGATCTGCCACAAAGCCAGGTACCGCCGCAAAGCCGGCTGCCGATGGACAACCTCGCGTTCCGCGGCAACGTGACCTTGCCGGAAGGCGGCACCGGCGACGTCATCTTCCTCAATTCCGGCCAGGGCTATTTCGTCCAGGACCTGCCGTTCGCGCTGCGGCTCAAGCGCTTCCATGTCGAGCACTACAGCACCGGCCAGCCCAAGCGCTTCGCCTCCGACGTCGACGTGCTCGACCGCAAGAGTGGACAGGTACTCAAGAGCGCCACCATCGAGGTGAACAAGCCACTGGTATACGACGGTGTGGCCATTTACCAGGCCAGCTTCGGTGATGGCGGCTCGCCGCTTACGCTGCAGCTATGGCCGCTCGGCGGCAAGCCCGCGCCGCAGCCGCTGGCAGCCCAATCGCAAAGCGCACAGGCGCTGTCCATCGACGGGCGCAGCTACAAGCTCGAGTTCGGCGACCTGCGCGTGTTCAATATCGAGAACCTCGGGCGCACGCAAAAGGAAACATCGACCGTTGCGGTCAGCCGCTTCGAGCAGGCGCTGACCGAGGCGCAATCGGTGAAGGGCGAACACAATCTGCGCAATCTGGGGCCATCGATCCAGTTCAAGCTGCGCGACGATGCCGGCCAGGCAGTCGAATATCTGAACTACCTCGCCCCCTTCGCCGAGAACGACGCGTTGTACCAGCTCACCGGCCTGCGCCGCGAGGTGGCCGAGCAGTTCGCCTTTGTGCGCATTCCGCTCGATGCCGAGGCCAGCCCCGCCACCTTCCTGCGGCTGCGCGCCGCGCTGCTCGATCCAACGCAGTTCCCCGAAATCGCCCGCCGCACCGCGGAGAAGGCCTTCCAGGGTGGTGGCTTCTCCGCCACCAACCGCGAACAGTTCGAACAGGTGACGCAGAATGTGCTGGCGCAGTTCGGCCGTGGCGGCTTCCCGTCACTCGATGCCTTCCTCAAGGCCAAGGTGCCGGCCGCCCAGCGCGATACGGTGGCGCAGACCTATCTGAAGATCCTGCAGGGGGCCGCCATCGATGCGATGGATCTGGCACAACAGCAGGCTGGGCTCGCCCCCATCGCGGTCGACACCAAGCAATATCGCTTCCTGATGGACAGCCTGGTTGCCGCGAGCGGCATGTTTGAGTACGGCGGCCCCGTCTACCTGCAGTTCACCGGCTTCGAACAGGTGCAGGCCAGCGGCTTCCAGCTGGCGCGCGCGCCCGGCCAGGCCATCGTCTACCTGGGCTGCCTGTTGCTGGTGATCGGTATCTACTGCATGTTCTACCTGCGCGAGGAGCGGCTGTGGCTGCGCGCGTCAAATGGCCGCACGCTGGTCGCGATGACTGCCAACCGCCACGATGGCGAACTCGATCGCAGCTTTGCCCGTCACGTGGCCGCGTTGCTGCCCGAAGACAAGGAATCTCCATGA
- the ccsB gene encoding c-type cytochrome biogenesis protein CcsB yields the protein MNAPIPLLRRSPLDFAFALLVIAAGFIAFSRYREFMDYYEQGILAASVGGIIWFGWFWRPMRVFLPVCTVIALGAIALYQGELARGQTVFGLKFMLSSQSAVMWMCVLFFLATALYWLGLLRRSATALSIASGLTWAAAAAALVSKLVRWYESYLIGADVGHIPVSNLYEVFVLFCLITALMYLYYEAKFQARAMGAFVLLVISAAVCFILWYSLDRQAHEIQPLIPALQSWWMKIHVPANFVGYGAFGLAAMLGMAWLLAVPGEALPASRKLPLYGLAGLLATAGIAFQIQGSTWFPALGAGTGFVALFILAAAGMVLLALNRGVLASFLPRPETLDEVSYKAIAVGFLFFTIATILGALWAAEAWGGYWSWDPKETWALIVWLNYAAWLHVRLVKGWRGTVLAWWSVVGLLVTTFAFIGVNMFLSGLHSYGAL from the coding sequence ATGAACGCCCCCATCCCTCTGTTGCGGCGCAGCCCGCTCGATTTCGCCTTTGCCCTCCTGGTGATTGCGGCCGGCTTTATCGCGTTCAGCCGCTATCGCGAGTTCATGGACTACTACGAGCAGGGCATTCTGGCGGCATCGGTCGGCGGCATCATCTGGTTCGGCTGGTTCTGGCGACCAATGCGCGTATTCCTGCCTGTCTGTACCGTCATCGCACTCGGCGCCATCGCGCTGTACCAGGGCGAGCTGGCTCGGGGCCAGACGGTGTTCGGCCTCAAGTTCATGCTGTCGAGCCAATCGGCCGTGATGTGGATGTGCGTGCTGTTCTTCCTCGCCACCGCGCTGTACTGGCTGGGGCTGCTGCGCCGCTCCGCCACCGCGCTCTCCATCGCCTCCGGCCTTACCTGGGCCGCCGCTGCCGCCGCACTCGTTTCCAAGCTGGTGCGCTGGTACGAGAGCTATCTGATCGGCGCCGATGTCGGCCACATCCCGGTTTCCAACCTGTACGAAGTATTCGTGCTGTTCTGCCTGATCACGGCGCTGATGTACCTCTACTACGAAGCCAAGTTCCAGGCACGCGCCATGGGCGCCTTCGTACTGCTGGTGATCTCCGCCGCCGTCTGCTTCATCCTGTGGTACAGCCTCGATCGCCAGGCCCATGAGATCCAGCCGCTGATCCCGGCCCTGCAATCGTGGTGGATGAAGATCCACGTCCCGGCCAACTTCGTCGGCTACGGCGCATTCGGCCTTGCGGCCATGCTGGGCATGGCGTGGCTGCTGGCCGTACCGGGCGAGGCGCTGCCCGCCAGCCGGAAACTGCCGCTCTACGGCCTTGCTGGGTTGCTGGCAACGGCGGGCATCGCATTCCAGATCCAGGGCAGCACCTGGTTCCCCGCGCTGGGCGCCGGCACCGGCTTTGTCGCGCTGTTCATCCTGGCTGCAGCCGGCATGGTGCTGCTGGCCTTGAATCGTGGCGTGCTGGCAAGCTTCCTGCCCAGGCCGGAAACGCTGGACGAGGTGTCGTATAAGGCCATTGCCGTCGGCTTCCTGTTCTTTACCATCGCCACCATCCTCGGTGCGCTGTGGGCGGCAGAGGCCTGGGGCGGCTACTGGAGCTGGGATCCGAAAGAGACCTGGGCACTGATCGTCTGGCTGAACTATGCCGCCTGGCTGCATGTGCGGCTGGTCAAGGGCTGGCGGGGTACCGTGCTGGCCTGGTGGTCGGTCGTCGGTCTGCTGGTCACCACCTTTGCCTTCATCGGCGTCAACATGTTCTTGTCCGGCCTACACTCTTACGGCGCATTGTAG
- a CDS encoding 50S ribosomal protein L25/general stress protein Ctc: MTYEISAESRDLQGTGASRRLRKAGQLPGIVFGGNKEPKAISLDHNSMYYKLQEEAFHTNLVKLTVGGETEQVLVRNVQYHPFRQLVLHVDFQRVDDSTKVELKVPLHFKNGDTSPGVKLQGGTISHILNEVLVRCVATKIPDFVEVDLGNLDAAHGSVHLSDLKLPEGVELVSLVRGENLGVANLNGAKAGE; this comes from the coding sequence ATGACCTACGAAATCAGCGCTGAATCGCGCGATCTGCAGGGTACGGGTGCGAGCCGCCGCCTGCGCAAGGCCGGCCAACTGCCCGGCATCGTTTTCGGTGGCAACAAAGAGCCGAAGGCGATTTCGCTCGATCACAACAGCATGTACTACAAGTTGCAGGAAGAAGCGTTCCACACCAACCTCGTGAAGCTGACCGTTGGCGGCGAAACCGAGCAGGTGCTGGTGCGCAACGTGCAATACCACCCGTTCCGCCAGCTGGTGCTGCACGTTGACTTCCAACGCGTCGACGACAGCACCAAGGTTGAACTGAAGGTTCCGCTGCACTTCAAGAACGGCGATACCTCGCCGGGCGTGAAGCTGCAAGGTGGTACCATCAGCCACATCCTGAACGAAGTGTTGGTGCGTTGTGTGGCGACCAAGATCCCCGACTTCGTCGAAGTGGATCTCGGCAACCTCGACGCTGCCCACGGCTCGGTCCACCTGTCGGACCTCAAGCTGCCGGAAGGCGTGGAACTGGTATCGCTGGTTCGCGGCGAAAACCTCGGCGTGGCCAACCTCAACGGTGCCAAGGCCGGCGAGTAA
- a CDS encoding ribose-phosphate pyrophosphokinase codes for MAYDSLMVFTGNANPKLAESVVNHLDISLGRASVGRFSDGEVTVELLENVRGRDVFVLQSTCVPTNDNIMEVMLMVDALKRASAGRITAAIPYFGYARQDRRPRSARVPISAKIIANMLQVAGVDRVLTVDVHADQIQGFFDIPVDNIYSTPVLLADIRAQNHDNLMVVSPDVGGVLRARAMAKQLNVDMAIIDKRRPKANVAEVMHIIGDVADRTCVIIDDMIDTANTLCKAAAALKAHGAKRVLAYATHPVFSGAAVERILQSDLDEVVVTDTIPLSEAGQVSDRIRVVSIAGLLAETMRRINNEESVSSLFVD; via the coding sequence ATGGCTTACGACAGCCTCATGGTGTTCACCGGCAATGCTAATCCCAAGCTTGCCGAAAGTGTCGTCAATCACCTCGACATCTCGCTGGGCCGCGCTTCGGTCGGCCGTTTCTCCGATGGCGAAGTGACGGTGGAACTGCTGGAAAACGTGCGCGGTCGTGACGTGTTCGTGTTGCAGTCCACCTGTGTGCCGACCAACGACAACATCATGGAAGTGATGCTGATGGTCGATGCGCTGAAGCGCGCGTCGGCTGGCCGCATCACCGCTGCCATCCCGTATTTCGGCTATGCCCGCCAGGATCGCCGCCCGCGTTCGGCCCGCGTGCCGATTTCGGCCAAGATCATTGCCAACATGCTGCAGGTCGCTGGTGTTGACCGTGTGTTGACCGTCGATGTGCATGCCGACCAGATTCAGGGTTTCTTCGATATCCCGGTCGACAACATCTACTCGACCCCGGTGCTGCTGGCGGATATCCGTGCGCAGAACCACGACAACCTGATGGTGGTAAGCCCGGACGTCGGCGGTGTGCTGCGTGCCCGCGCCATGGCCAAGCAGTTGAATGTCGACATGGCCATCATTGACAAGCGTCGCCCCAAAGCTAACGTGGCCGAGGTGATGCACATCATCGGCGATGTGGCCGATCGCACCTGTGTGATCATCGACGACATGATCGATACCGCCAACACGCTGTGCAAGGCTGCTGCCGCGCTGAAGGCGCATGGTGCCAAGCGCGTGCTGGCTTATGCCACCCACCCGGTGTTCTCGGGCGCTGCAGTCGAGCGTATCCTGCAGTCGGACCTCGACGAAGTGGTGGTGACCGATACCATTCCGCTGTCCGAAGCGGGGCAGGTGTCGGACCGGATTCGTGTCGTTTCGATCGCCGGCCTGCTGGCCGAGACGATGCGCCGCATCAACAACGAGGAATCGGTGTCCTCGCTGTTTGTGGATTAA
- the ispE gene encoding 4-(cytidine 5'-diphospho)-2-C-methyl-D-erythritol kinase → MTISFPWQAYPAPAKLNLFLHIVGRRDDGYHLLQSVFQLIDIADTIHLRVRDDGEIHHHNPIPGVPADTDLTVRAARLLQQETGCRLGADIRVDKRLPMGGGIGGGSSDAATVLLALNRLWALNLDRSRLMQLGVQLGADVPFFIFGRNAFVEGIGEVMTPVETPRGWYVVLHPGIHVPTPAIFKSTALRRDCPTVSVHGIDYAKTENVMESVACSLFPQVAAARDWLGQYAPARMTGSGACVFAFFASQTESSYVLSRSPDELTGFNAKTLDQHPLYEYAD, encoded by the coding sequence ATGACCATCTCTTTCCCGTGGCAGGCCTATCCGGCCCCGGCCAAGCTCAACCTGTTCCTGCATATCGTTGGCCGTCGTGACGACGGATACCATCTGCTGCAGTCGGTGTTCCAGCTGATCGATATCGCCGACACCATCCATCTGCGCGTGCGGGATGACGGCGAGATACACCACCACAATCCGATCCCAGGCGTGCCTGCGGACACCGACCTCACCGTGCGGGCGGCCCGCTTGCTGCAGCAGGAAACTGGCTGCCGCCTTGGTGCCGACATCCGCGTCGACAAGCGCCTGCCCATGGGCGGGGGCATCGGCGGCGGCAGCTCCGATGCGGCCACTGTGCTGTTGGCGTTGAACCGGCTCTGGGCGCTGAACCTCGACCGCAGCCGGCTGATGCAGCTGGGTGTGCAGCTGGGGGCCGATGTGCCGTTCTTTATCTTCGGCCGCAATGCCTTCGTTGAGGGTATCGGCGAGGTGATGACGCCGGTGGAGACGCCACGTGGTTGGTACGTCGTGCTGCATCCCGGCATACATGTGCCGACGCCTGCGATCTTCAAATCGACGGCCTTGCGCCGCGATTGCCCGACCGTCTCCGTGCACGGTATCGACTATGCCAAAACGGAAAATGTCATGGAATCAGTGGCTTGCTCGCTGTTCCCGCAAGTGGCGGCGGCGCGGGATTGGCTTGGCCAATATGCGCCGGCACGCATGACCGGCTCCGGCGCATGTGTTTTTGCATTTTTCGCTTCACAAACCGAAAGTAGCTATGTATTATCTCGGTCTCCTGACGAGTTGACCGGCTTCAACGCTAAGACACTCGATCAGCACCCGTTATATGAATACGCTGATTGA
- the lolB gene encoding lipoprotein insertase outer membrane protein LolB, with protein sequence MSAWRSALAVGAVALLAGCASVPSTPDVPSDFAADGRLAARGEVAGRPVNESANFRWRRSGERIDVELGSPLGDTQARLAVTPGEATLTLADGRSASAPDADALLTQLTGLALPVSYLRWWLEGEPAPELALDELAADGATRRFAQAGWQVALFDATPYPKRLTLNREGFEVRIAVSSWQ encoded by the coding sequence TTGAGCGCTTGGCGTTCTGCACTGGCCGTCGGCGCGGTCGCCCTGCTCGCGGGTTGTGCCAGCGTGCCGAGCACGCCGGATGTACCGAGCGACTTCGCGGCGGACGGCCGGCTGGCCGCGCGCGGCGAGGTGGCGGGCCGGCCGGTCAACGAGAGCGCCAATTTTCGCTGGCGTCGTAGCGGCGAGCGGATCGATGTCGAGCTGGGTAGCCCGCTCGGCGACACCCAGGCGCGGTTGGCGGTGACACCCGGCGAGGCGACGCTGACGCTGGCCGACGGCCGCAGCGCCTCTGCGCCCGATGCCGATGCCCTGCTGACGCAGCTCACCGGTCTCGCCTTGCCCGTCTCCTATTTGCGTTGGTGGCTGGAAGGTGAGCCGGCACCGGAGCTGGCGCTCGACGAGCTGGCTGCCGACGGTGCCACCCGCCGCTTTGCCCAGGCAGGCTGGCAGGTGGCGCTGTTCGATGCCACACCCTATCCCAAACGCCTGACACTGAACCGTGAAGGCTTCGAAGTCCGCATCGCTGTCTCCTCCTGGCAATGA